A genomic window from Pontibacillus halophilus JSM 076056 = DSM 19796 includes:
- a CDS encoding ABC transporter ATP-binding protein, which produces MIELTGVSKTYDGQKQAVTNLSLTIPSGKIFGFLGPNGAGKSTTIKMMTGILPLDEGQITMNGFDITTDALEAKRSFGYVSDSPDQFLRLKGVEYLNFIGDLYDVDTKTRKERIEHFTKEFGIFEVLNDTIQSYSHGMRQKIIVTGVLLHDPDVWILDEPLTGLDPKSAFTLKEMMKEHAEKGKTVFFSTHVLEVVEQLCDEVAIISNGEILFNGDMKEMKKQFKEDQTLEHIFLELTNHE; this is translated from the coding sequence ATGATCGAGTTAACAGGCGTTTCTAAAACTTATGACGGCCAAAAACAGGCCGTAACAAATTTATCTTTAACCATCCCAAGCGGTAAAATCTTTGGTTTCCTCGGTCCAAATGGGGCCGGTAAATCTACAACCATTAAGATGATGACTGGAATCCTTCCGTTGGACGAAGGTCAAATCACAATGAACGGCTTCGATATCACAACCGATGCCCTAGAGGCGAAACGTTCATTTGGATATGTGTCCGATTCACCCGACCAGTTTCTTCGATTAAAGGGGGTTGAATACTTAAACTTTATTGGAGACTTATATGATGTAGATACAAAGACAAGGAAAGAACGGATTGAGCATTTCACGAAGGAGTTTGGAATCTTTGAAGTCCTGAATGACACCATTCAATCCTACTCACACGGAATGCGTCAAAAAATTATCGTCACAGGTGTGCTTCTCCACGACCCTGATGTATGGATTCTAGACGAACCACTCACAGGACTCGATCCCAAGAGCGCGTTCACATTAAAGGAAATGATGAAAGAACATGCAGAGAAAGGAAAGACAGTCTTCTTCTCAACACACGTTCTAGAAGTAGTCGAACAATTATGCGATGAGGTTGCCATCATTTCAAACGGAGAGATTCTGTTTAATGGAGACATGAAGGAGATGAAGAAGCAATTTAAAGAGGACCAGACACTTGAACATATCTTCCTGGAGCTTACCAACCATGAATAA
- a CDS encoding putative ABC transporter permease subunit, giving the protein MNKAFLLFRLMVKLHFSMRDKDSKYKVGVAIAIMAALPLGAVLLYLLGTIVSNAYALLEPLGQDSLIIAVALFGAAFAVLFFTIFSILSSFYFSEDIESYLPMPFQPYQIIIGKSLSPLLKGYLYSTLLLGPVFFFYGSQAGGGLLYVLTSVLVLATFPIIPFILIALLMMVVMRYANIAKNKDRTKTIAGFIGILFAIGINILVRLNQSSEEVGQDLAQWLSGQNDLLWNITKVLPNTYVATQMLTADNLGWSIVSTLAFLLITAVAVALYISVGQRLYFKGVRGIQSGSKGKQMKELTSDHMKGSTPFWSLIRRDIKTIFRTPAFFIQCVVNNMTLPLLLVVILFMDGNLQLIRTNLQTMDQGHVLLLALGATIVTIGSNPTATSSISREGANWFAFLYMPITTKTVFYSKAFVAFLIQWIGLVFVGGIMIWFLQGFSIILPLWLLLSGIINWISSIYGLILDSSQPNLHWNDEQQVFRSLMPFMSLIMQALAGSVLIIILWVLPFVQGVWITFAILLSVLLLTLWGMNDWLKRKSQASLHSIK; this is encoded by the coding sequence ATGAATAAGGCATTCCTTCTGTTCAGACTAATGGTAAAGCTTCACTTCTCTATGCGTGACAAAGATAGCAAATACAAAGTCGGTGTAGCAATTGCCATTATGGCAGCTCTCCCGCTTGGTGCCGTGCTTCTATATTTATTGGGAACGATTGTATCCAATGCTTACGCGTTGCTTGAGCCATTAGGACAGGATTCACTCATTATAGCTGTGGCTCTGTTCGGAGCAGCATTTGCGGTACTATTCTTCACCATTTTCTCAATCCTGTCTTCTTTCTACTTCTCAGAGGATATTGAATCGTATCTGCCCATGCCGTTTCAGCCGTACCAAATCATCATTGGGAAGTCGTTATCTCCTCTTCTTAAAGGATATTTGTACTCTACGCTTCTGCTCGGCCCGGTGTTTTTCTTTTACGGTAGTCAAGCTGGAGGGGGACTCTTGTATGTACTCACGAGTGTACTGGTGCTAGCAACATTCCCAATCATCCCATTCATCCTTATTGCTTTACTTATGATGGTGGTCATGCGTTATGCGAATATTGCCAAGAACAAAGACCGAACGAAAACCATTGCGGGTTTTATAGGCATCTTATTCGCGATTGGAATTAACATTCTCGTTCGCTTGAACCAATCTTCTGAAGAGGTGGGGCAAGATTTAGCACAGTGGCTGTCTGGACAAAACGATTTACTCTGGAACATAACGAAGGTTCTTCCCAATACATATGTGGCTACACAAATGCTGACAGCAGACAACCTTGGTTGGAGCATTGTTTCTACACTAGCGTTTCTTCTGATTACAGCAGTAGCTGTTGCTCTCTATATCTCAGTTGGACAGCGTCTATACTTTAAAGGAGTCAGAGGCATTCAGTCTGGGTCTAAAGGTAAACAAATGAAAGAGTTGACCAGTGACCATATGAAAGGCAGCACACCGTTCTGGAGCTTGATAAGGAGAGATATTAAAACCATCTTTCGAACTCCTGCATTCTTCATTCAATGTGTTGTGAACAACATGACGCTCCCGCTTTTACTTGTAGTCATTCTATTTATGGATGGCAATCTGCAACTTATACGAACTAACCTTCAAACGATGGACCAAGGTCATGTTCTGTTGCTTGCTTTAGGGGCAACGATTGTCACAATTGGCTCAAATCCCACTGCGACTTCTTCCATTTCAAGGGAGGGAGCGAACTGGTTTGCCTTTTTATACATGCCCATTACGACTAAAACTGTTTTCTACAGCAAAGCGTTTGTTGCATTTCTAATTCAGTGGATTGGACTTGTATTTGTCGGGGGGATTATGATTTGGTTCTTGCAAGGGTTCTCAATCATCCTCCCTCTCTGGTTATTGTTGAGCGGAATCATAAACTGGATTAGTTCAATCTATGGATTGATATTAGACTCATCCCAACCGAACTTGCACTGGAACGATGAACAGCAAGTCTTTCGTTCTCTCATGCCATTCATGAGTCTCATTATGCAAGCATTAGCTGGTTCTGTACTTATTATTATCTTGTGGGTGCTCCCATTTGTTCAAGGGGTCTGGATCACCTTTGCTATTCTATTAAGTGTTCTCCTACTTACATTGTGGGGAATGAATGATTGGCTAAAGCGAAAGAGCCAAGCTTCGTTACACTCTATTAAATAG